Proteins from a single region of Bradyrhizobium diazoefficiens:
- a CDS encoding DUF1236 domain-containing protein, with product MKKFMLISAAALLVSTSAMAQTTVTTTTTGAAHGATVQIEPEYRTRIHSYVTEHKIRPVETREKIVVGSPVPRDVELAPVPSDWGPSLTKYRYVYSGSHVMLVDPESRVVVQEVD from the coding sequence ATGAAGAAGTTCATGCTGATTTCAGCCGCCGCTCTGCTCGTGTCGACGAGCGCAATGGCGCAAACCACCGTGACCACGACCACGACTGGCGCAGCGCACGGTGCGACCGTGCAGATCGAGCCGGAGTACCGCACCAGGATCCACTCCTACGTCACCGAGCACAAGATCCGTCCGGTCGAGACGCGCGAAAAGATCGTGGTCGGCTCGCCGGTCCCGCGCGACGTCGAGCTCGCGCCTGTGCCGAGCGACTGGGGTCCGTCGCTCACCAAATATCGCTACGTCTATTCAGGCAGCCACGTGATGCTGGTCGATCCCGAGTCGCGCGTAGTCGTCCAGGAGGTCGACTGA
- a CDS encoding DUF2939 domain-containing protein: MKWLTAALAVLVLCLLVYAGTAFVSLAGLVAAARSGDADQILARTDLPRVRHAFVDQLIDAYLRRLGRERPIKPFERLAINTFGASLADDLAGKLMTRENIAVLLQTGTVRSNVEIGTIPPLADIDLSNVTAIMRRLVLVKPVEFSLRLGASADAGSISMHFAGNGWRLSAVNLPAAMLAKLVERLPTR; encoded by the coding sequence ATGAAGTGGCTTACTGCCGCCCTGGCCGTCTTGGTGCTGTGCCTGCTCGTCTACGCAGGTACGGCATTCGTCTCCCTTGCCGGTCTCGTCGCGGCCGCGCGCAGCGGTGACGCCGACCAGATTCTCGCCCGGACCGATCTTCCGCGCGTGCGTCACGCGTTTGTCGATCAGCTCATCGACGCCTACCTTCGCCGTCTCGGACGCGAGCGACCCATCAAGCCCTTCGAGCGTCTTGCCATCAACACTTTCGGCGCCAGCCTGGCGGATGATCTCGCAGGCAAACTGATGACGCGGGAGAACATTGCCGTCCTGCTGCAAACCGGGACGGTGCGAAGCAACGTGGAAATCGGCACCATTCCGCCGCTTGCGGATATCGACCTTTCGAACGTCACGGCCATCATGCGGCGCCTCGTCCTGGTCAAGCCGGTGGAGTTTTCCTTGCGGCTGGGCGCGAGTGCAGACGCTGGCAGTATCAGCATGCACTTTGCCGGCAATGGCTGGCGACTCTCAGCGGTGAACCTTCCGGCGGCAATGTTGGCAAAGCTGGTGGAGCGATTGCCGACGCGCTAG
- a CDS encoding LLM class flavin-dependent oxidoreductase: protein MKKIGFLSFGHWTPSPQSQTRSAADTLLQSIELAVAAEQLGADGAYFRVHHFARQLASPFPLLAAVGAKTSTIEIGTAVIDMRYENPLYMIEDAGSADLIAGGRLQLGISRGSPEQVIDGWRYFGYRPADGQSDADMGRRHAEVFLDLLRGDGFAEPNPQPMFPNPPGLLRLEPHAPGLRERIWWGAGSNATAVWAAQLGMNLQSSTLKNDETGEAFHVQQAAQIRAYRAAWKEAGHAREPRVSVSRSIFALIDDRDRAYFGRSGEGEDQIGFIDPRTRAIFGRSYAAAPDALIEQLKQDEAIAEADTLLLTIPNQLGVDYCAHAIEAILTHVAPALGWR from the coding sequence ATGAAAAAGATCGGATTCCTGTCCTTCGGACACTGGACACCCTCGCCGCAATCGCAGACGCGCTCGGCGGCGGATACGTTGCTGCAATCGATCGAGCTTGCGGTTGCGGCGGAACAGCTCGGCGCCGACGGCGCCTATTTTCGCGTGCATCATTTCGCGCGACAGCTGGCGTCGCCCTTTCCGCTGCTCGCCGCTGTCGGCGCGAAAACCAGCACAATCGAGATCGGCACGGCCGTGATCGACATGCGCTACGAGAACCCGCTCTACATGATCGAGGATGCGGGCTCCGCCGATCTCATCGCCGGCGGGCGACTCCAGCTCGGCATCAGCCGCGGCTCGCCCGAGCAGGTGATCGATGGCTGGCGCTATTTTGGTTATCGGCCGGCTGACGGCCAGAGCGATGCCGACATGGGCCGACGCCACGCGGAAGTCTTTCTGGACCTCTTGCGCGGCGATGGGTTTGCAGAGCCCAATCCGCAGCCGATGTTTCCAAATCCGCCGGGACTGCTGCGCTTGGAGCCGCACGCGCCAGGCTTGCGCGAACGGATCTGGTGGGGCGCCGGCTCGAATGCGACCGCCGTGTGGGCCGCGCAGCTTGGCATGAATTTGCAGAGCTCGACGCTGAAGAACGACGAGACTGGCGAGGCCTTTCACGTGCAGCAGGCGGCGCAAATCCGCGCCTATCGCGCGGCGTGGAAAGAGGCCGGCCACGCCCGCGAGCCGCGCGTGTCTGTCAGCCGCAGCATCTTTGCGCTGATCGACGATCGTGACCGCGCCTATTTCGGCCGGAGCGGCGAAGGCGAGGACCAGATCGGCTTCATCGATCCCCGCACACGGGCGATCTTCGGCCGCTCCTATGCCGCCGCGCCCGATGCGCTGATCGAGCAGCTCAAACAGGACGAGGCGATCGCCGAGGCCGACACGTTGCTGCTCACCATCCCGAACCAGCTCGGCGTCGATTATTGCGCGCATGCGATCGAGGCGATTTTGACGCATGTGGCGCCGGCGCTGGGGTGGCGCTAA
- a CDS encoding nuclear transport factor 2 family protein — translation MSFDPMAAAIDWLDAYRAGDVEAILEMYAEDAVVRCGCGGGVKTITSREALRAYWVDRLREHPAGKLDDLNPLQDDGTIISYVTNTGVMSALLAFDAAGRIKELNCNPSH, via the coding sequence ATGTCATTTGACCCGATGGCGGCCGCGATTGACTGGCTCGATGCCTACCGCGCCGGCGATGTCGAGGCGATCTTGGAAATGTATGCCGAAGATGCCGTGGTTCGCTGCGGCTGCGGCGGCGGCGTCAAAACCATTACTAGCCGCGAGGCACTTCGTGCCTATTGGGTCGATCGCCTCCGAGAGCATCCGGCAGGCAAGTTGGACGATCTCAATCCCTTGCAAGACGACGGCACCATTATCTCCTACGTAACCAATACTGGCGTTATGAGCGCGCTCCTTGCGTTTGACGCCGCCGGCAGGATCAAGGAGCTAAACTGTAATCCCTCACACTAG
- a CDS encoding TetR/AcrR family transcriptional regulator: MTKKAEKPAAAPIRAADRIRASASELFYREGIRAVGVDEVVDRAGVTKPSLYRSFASKDDLAAAYLRDYDLSFWENFERPGGKTYSNARDHVLAYIGQLAPRAVAKGYRGCGLSNAAVEYPARDNPARQVAEAHKKVFRKRLRELAAAMGARQPNVLGDALLLLIEGIYVTGQQSENGPAQSALAAAKLLIDASVKAG; this comes from the coding sequence ATGACGAAAAAAGCCGAAAAGCCTGCCGCCGCCCCGATCCGGGCAGCTGACAGAATCCGGGCCTCCGCCAGCGAGCTGTTCTACCGCGAAGGCATCCGCGCCGTCGGCGTCGATGAGGTCGTGGACCGCGCCGGAGTGACAAAACCCAGCCTCTATCGCAGCTTTGCCTCCAAGGACGATCTCGCCGCCGCCTATTTGCGCGACTACGATCTGAGCTTCTGGGAGAATTTCGAGCGCCCCGGCGGCAAAACCTACAGCAATGCGCGCGATCATGTGCTCGCCTATATCGGCCAGCTCGCGCCGCGCGCCGTCGCCAAGGGCTACCGCGGCTGCGGCCTCAGCAACGCCGCGGTGGAATATCCGGCGCGGGACAATCCGGCGCGGCAGGTTGCCGAAGCGCACAAGAAAGTTTTCCGCAAGCGCCTGCGCGAGCTCGCCGCCGCGATGGGCGCGCGTCAGCCGAACGTGCTCGGCGATGCGCTGCTTTTGCTGATCGAAGGCATCTATGTCACCGGCCAGCAATCCGAAAACGGCCCCGCACAGTCGGCGCTCGCGGCGGCGAAGCTGCTGATCGATGCGAGTGTGAAGGCGGGGTGA